The following is a genomic window from Pan paniscus chromosome 6, NHGRI_mPanPan1-v2.0_pri, whole genome shotgun sequence.
cctaaaaatacaaaaattagccagtgtgatggcgtgtgcctgtaatcccagctactcaggaggctgaggcaagagaatcgcttgaacttgggaggcggagtttgcagtgagccaaaattgtgccattgcactccagtctgggcaacagaacaagactccgtgtctaaataaataaataagaaagaaagaaaaagaaaagaaatctccaaactccTTTCTGCAGTGATTGAattagtttacattctcaccaacagtgtataagtgttcccttttctctctgcagccttgccagcatctgctatGTTTTGACTTTAACAGTAGCccttctgactgatgtgagatgatatctcattgtggttttgatttgcatttatctgatgattagtgaggatgagaattttttcatatgtttgttcgctgcttgtatgtctccttttgaagtgtctgttcataccatttgcttactttttaatgggattttttttgtaaatttgtttaagttcctttcagatgctggatattagacctttgtcagatgtatagtttacaaataatttcttccattctgtagattgtctatCTACTTTGTTGATaatttcctttactgtgcagaactCTTTagttaattggatcccatttgtcaatttttgcttttattgcaattgcttttggcatcttcatcatgaaatttcTGTCCATTTCTATGTCCAGAACAGTACCACCTACATTTtgtcttccaaggtttttattgctttgggttttatatttaagtctttaatccatcgtgagTTGATCTttgcatatggtgtaaggaaggggtccagtttcaatcttctgcatatggctagccagttctcccagcaccatttattgaatagggagtcctttccccattgcttttttcagtcagctttgttgaagatcagatggttgtaggtgtaaggccttatttctgggttctctattctcttccattggtctatgtgtctgttcttgtaccagtactgtgctgttttggttactgtagccctgaagtatagtttgaagtcaaatagcatgatgcctccagctgtgttctttttgcttagatttgccttggctatttgggctcttttttttgtttcatatgagttttaaaatagttttctctagttctgtgaagaatatcatcgGTAGTTTGATAGGTATGCcattaggcagtatggccattttaacaatattgattctttctatcaatgagcatggaatgtttttccatttatttgtgtcatctctgatatCTTTGAACAGTGTTTTTTAGTTCTCATTgttgagatctttcacctctctggttagctgtattcctatgtattttattctttttgtggcaattgtgaatgggattgcattcccgatttggctcttggcttgattgttgttggtgtatagaaattctagtgatttttgtatgttgattctgTAGGTTTTATAGGTACTCTTTTTCaaattaaggaatttttttttctatttaaattttgcaGTCCTTTAGTCTGAGTAGTAAATgagtaatgaaaaaaatgtattttgcagTTCTTTTGTAggaaataaattctaaattttgtattctttgtgaATTTTGTTTTGAAGAAAATGTCAAGAACATGGTGAAGAgtgaaagagacaaaaaaaatcttaaagggcAGATAAGAGACATACAAGATATGTTGATAGATGATAATATTGATCCAATAGAAATTCCAGAAAGTCTATGCACAGTGAAACGTAGAGTATGGAGGAAAGACAGTCATCCACGAAAATTGTCggtcatttacatttatttagaatttattttttatttattctattttgttcTCAGGGTTCATTTTTAATCTAAAGACTCAGGTCATCTTCAGTTATGAAAATTTCAATTTGCTTGAGTATAAATTTACCTTTATTGTATTCATTAAGTGGAATGCATTTTTTTAGTGATTTAAAGACAAATTGTTTTCAATTCTCGAACATTTTTGGtgaaatctcttcaaatattgtttcttccccattttcttcattcttttgcttAGGAAACTATCACATCTAAATTTAGCCTCTCAATCATTTATGTCTCTAAGTGGTGCTTTCAAAATGTTATCCCTTTGCCTGTCTGTATTAAAATCTGGGTAGATTCCTTCATGACATCTTCCACTACACAACTTCTTCCCTTTAATGGTAGATGTGGACATTAtcctctttattgttttttaaaattgtgtgttatatttctcttttttttttaatactttaagttttagggtacatgtgcacaacgtgcaggcttgttacacatgtatacatgtgcaatgttggtgtgctgcacccattaactcgtcatttacattaggtatatctcctaatgctatccctccccccaccccccaccccacaacaggccccagtgtgtgatgttccccttcttgtgtccaagtgttctcattgttcatttcccacctatgagtgagaacatgcggtgtttggttttttgtccttgtgatagtttgctgagaatgatggtttccagcttcatccatgtccctacaaaggacatgaactcatcattttttatggctgcatagtattccatggtgtatatgtgccacattttcttaatccagtctatcattgttggacatttgggttggttccaagtctttgctattgtgaatagtgccacaataaacatacgtgtgcatgtatcatcactggccatcagagaaatgcaaatcaaaaccacaatgagatactgtctcacaccagttagaatggcgatcattaaaaagtcaggaaacaacaggtgctggagacgatgtggagaaataggaacacttttacactgttggtgggactgtaaactagttcaaccattgtggaagtcagtgtggcaattcctcagggatctaatactagaaataccatttgacccagccatcccattactgagtatatacccaaaggattataaatcatgctgctaaaagacAATTGTGTGTTATATTTCTTACTGCAAAAGTCTATAACTGATTTGTTTTTATATACTAATTGTATTttcctggctattttatttttctcaatttatgtgtcattttagaaaatattatgtcttcattaatttattaaagCATCCTAATCATCCTTATATTAGAGTCTTTGGAAGGTTGTTCTATACATTTAATTGCATCTTCAATGAATTTAAGGTTCtaattatttactttgttttccctttttagtgttaaatttgtgtttaaaaacaaacatgtttATTAGGCAAATTTTGAGTGgaggagtttttgtttttattgctgttattattattatcattattattatttgattttcctATCTTGTTTCTCCCTCTTGTGGTCTTTAGATTTTGTTGTTCTTCACCTGACTCCAAGGGCCCCTTATAAAAATCAGGTCTTATAACACTTTCTCAGGTTCTGTTGATCAAATTATAGAGCCAGCAAGCATATTGACTTCTTGAAAGTCACTTTATCCATCAAGCCAATAGTTGTTTTAAAACTTCTTTCATGGCCCCAATCCAAGCCCTGAGCTTCAAACAACCACATCAGTACCACATCTCACAACAACTTGCCTTAACCCCATAAAAGCTAAGTTCCAGGTATTACTGTCTGCTTCCAGACTTGGAGCATATTATGTTTCTGATTCATTTCCAGTGTATGAAGGAGTTGTCACATTTTAAACTCTTTAGGGtttgcattttgtattttatctctCATATCCATGTATTTGAAGTAGAGGAGAAATTGGGAACACATCTTGAGCAAAAATCTTCACTCTCTTCTTATGTAAATATGTCATCAGTAGAGTAGGTACAATGATAAAATTGTTCAGTGTCACTGAGCTCAACTTCTGGGAGAAAATAAAGATTGGTGAAAACAGTGGTAAATGAAAGAGGACCAGCCTCTATCTATTGCCTCATTAGATTTAGCTGATTATTGCTTTCAATGAATATCATGAAATGACAAATCTTCTATTTTTCTCAAAAGAATCTAGAGACACCAATTTTATCATGAAATCGCCTAGTTTTTAATATTAGTCAATAACTACAGATTTTAAATATCTCTAAAAGCCAAATTTGTAAGTCAACGTCATAGGACTTTGGGCTGGATGGACCCATGAAATACTGATTTGTGGCCTCTGGCATAAAATTCATGCTCTATaatgaaatgttttttattttttcccattagcTGTGAAATTTCTGTCTTAAGTACATCACAGGATTTTTCTGTCACGAGAACATGGAAAGCAATCAGACCTGGATCACAGAAGTCATCCTGTTGGGATTCCAGGTGGACCCAGCTCTGGAGTTGTTCCTCTTTGGGTTTTTCTTGCTATTCTACAGCTTAACCCTGATGGGAAATGGGATTATCCTGGGGCTCATCTACTTGGACTCTAGACTGCACACACCCATGTATGTCTTCCTGTCACACCTGGCCATTGTGGACATGTCCTATGCCTCGAGTACTGTCCCTGAGATGCTAGCAAATCTTGTGATGCACAAAAAAGTCATCTCCTTTGCTCCTTGCATACTTCAGACTTTTTTGTATTTGGCGTTTGCTATTACAGAGTGTCTGATTTTGGTGGTGATGTGCTATGATCGGTATGTGGCAATCTGTCACCCCTTGCAATACACCCTCATTATGAACTGGAGAGTGTGCACTGTCCTGGCCTCAACTTGCTGGATATTTAGCTTTCTCTTGGCTCTGGTCCATATTACTCTTATTCTGAGGCTGCCTTTTTGTGGCCCACAAAAGATCAACCACTTTTTCTGTCAAATCATGTCCGTATTCAAATTGGCCTGTGCTGACACTAGGCTCAACCAGGTGGTCCTATTTGCGGGTTCTGCGTTCGTCTTAGTGGGGCCGCTCTGCCTGGTGCTGGTCTCCTACTTGCACATCCTGGCGGCCATCTTGAGGATCCAGTCTGGGGAGGGCCGCAGAAAGGCCTTCTCtacctgctcctcccacctctgcgTGGTGGGGCTTTTCTTTGTCAGCGCCATTGTCATGTACATGGCCCCCAAGTCAAGCCATTCTCAAGAACAGAGGAAGATCCTTTCCCTGTTTTACAGCCTTTTCAACCCGATGCTGAACCCCCTCATCTACAGCCTTAGGAACGCAGAGGTGAAAAGGGCTCTAAAGAGAGTCCTTTGGAAACAGAGATCAATGTGAAGAATCACTTGAGATATCCTGAGTGTGTAAGCATGGTTCTCATGACCCTGCGtcctgaaatttcctttttagttctttaatttaCCACACCCAATACTGTTTATCTTTAGActtcttataaaaagagaaactgGCCTGCcgtggtggctgaagcctgtaatcccaacactttgggaggctgacccgggcggattacctgaggtcaggagttcgagaccagcctaaccaacatggcgaaacactgtctctattaaaaatacaaaaattagccgggcgtgctggtgggcgcctgtaatcccagctctacgtgggaggctgaggcaggagaatcgtttgaacccaggaggcggaggttgcactgagccgagattgtaccactgcactccagcctgggcgacagagcaagactccctctcaaaaaaaaaaaaaataaagagagagaaactaaTTACTTTTACTATTTAAGGCATTGATACCAAACCTGAGATAAACTTATGAAACAGAAAATCACAATCTAATCCTactcatgaacacagatgcaaacctcttaaagaaaatattaatgaaacaaGTCCATCAGAATGAAGTAAGGATGTATTATAATGAAACTATGTATACCCTTAAAATGCAGCAataatttaacattaaaataaacaacaaaaataacttgCCCACATTAACAAATTAAAGAATACATTTCATATGAACATCTCAGTAGATCCAAGAAAGTGTTTGACAAGATTTAAGATCAATTCTTTATAAGCTAATATAGCAGTAAGACTTTCTAAACAgaatctaccaaaaacaaaacaaaaataaaaacaaagcagacGTCATGGTTAATGGTGAAATGTTAGCATCTGTCCTTTTCAGGTAAAGAATCagacacaaaaaaaaatcacttgtttTTCTTGATTTCACTTTTTACTAGAGATCCTAACCAGTACAGTtagacaaaaagaacaaatacacccatgcatgtgcacacatgcacacatgcacacacacacacacgtgcacacacacacatttaagaaagaagaaacaaattgtAATTACATACAAATGACATTACTGTATATGTAGGAAATTCAAAAGAATTATGAGAAATTTTAAAGTAGcttgatacaaaatcaatataaaaatatattatatttttaaagcaataacaaacaattaaaatgaaACTTGAAAAAACGCTACCAtacacaacaggatttaattctCTAATGCTTAGGAATAATTGTAACAAAGATTATACAAAAACCCTAAAGagacaattaaaaatttattgagagaCTATGGTAAATAAATAGATACACAATGTGTGGTATGCCAAGTTCTTGGACTGAAAAACATAATATTACAAAGATTCAATCTCCTTAAATTAATTATTAGATTTAATACAATCCCAATCAATATCCCAGCAGGGTGTGTGGATGTGTGCAGAACTCAACAAACTAATCTTAAAATTCAAGGGACCAAGCCTAGCTCAAACCCTattaaaagagaaagagtacaacgTGGGAGGATTTAATCCTTCAGATATCAAAACACACTATATAGTGCTAATAAATAGAACAATGTGGTATTTATACAcagaccaaaaaacaaacagaatagaAGGCAAATTAgcatatatttgcttttattagCACTTGCTATATTAGAGGTGTGGCATGGCATATCACTGGGGAATGAAAAAGCTTTGaagtaaatggtgttgggacaacCGAGTCTTTATAAAGATATTCAAATCATGCAGAAAATTCAACTTCTGGTGTATTCAAGATTTAAGTGTCAAAGGCAGAACTCTAAAGCTTTTAGAAGATATACAAGAGAAGGATTTTTTAAACAATACATATAATTGCTATTGTGAAATAATATCTGATATTATAAAATCTTTAAGctgcattaaataaaaatattggtgTATGTGACTGGGTTGAAATTAAGAACTTATGTTAATCAAAACAGGGCATAAAAAGTGAAAGGACAAGCCACAAAATCTTCTCCTGGAAGACCTTCTGATTTATCAGCTCTCAAGCAATACATCCCCAAAGACCAGCATATTTCAGAGTCTCATGCATTGTCTTGACTAGGTGACTTTCAATCATATCTCTTCAGTCTGTCTTTTTATGGCATTATTAAGTACTTgaagtttttctctttatatattttttcacatgtgTGTTGTCAGTTTACAATCAGTAATATACAAGATCGTCATACACATCAATTTTGTCTTGTCATAGCTGTGTCTCTAGTATCTAGAGCAGAGCTAGGTACAGAGAAGATTCTCAATAATTATCTGTTGACAGACGACCAATAGGTATCCCCAGGAAAGTGTAAGCCCATCCACATTCTTCCTGAAACCAAGAAGCAACCAAGTTAGGGGGAGAGAGATGCATTTTTATGttctatttattaataatttctattttgcACATGAGAAGATCGAGGAACACAGAGGTTGAGTAATTTACCCTGAGTCATTGAGTTAGCATAATCAATGGAAAAtatagagtttaaaaaaataagttctcTGGCTCCAGAGCTGGTATTCTTTTAttgttaaacaatagaaatttatgtcCAAGATCAGGTGCCACCTGAGTCATTGAGTTAGCATAATCAATGGAAAAtatagagtttaaaaaaataagttctcTGGCTCCAGAGCTGGTATTCTTTTAttgttaaacaatagaaatttatgtcCAAGATCAGGTGCCAAGCATCGTCGAGCTCTAGTGAGGACTTTCTTCTGGCTTTCAGAGAGTGTCTTCCCACTGTGTCtacacatggcagagagagagagagcccatATTCTCAATACAATACTAACTCTATGTACAACTGTAGCTTACACCAATGACCCAATGATTCAAGACAAAAGATAAACATATCTCCCTTCTACCACCAGGAAGGAAAGTTATCAGGATCATTGAAGGaggactttctttctttctctctttcttcctttctttcttctttctttcattccttccttccttcctttctcttccttcctttctttctctttctttcttctttctcttttctttctttctttcttctctctttattttctttatttccttccttcctccctccctcttttttttaatgaaggaaaCATTATTGTCTCCTATGGAATTCTCAACTGTGAATACTCTATTGGAAATAATTGTTATGATATTGGACCACTGTCAATGAAGGGAATTAATATTCCCTTCAACCATGAGATCTAGTGATCATTAATTACCATGTGAGATATGGGGGGTGGTAGTTTtacaaacctaacaaaaaaattatttgtcaaaaTGTAAGTAAAAGAGAACTTATATTAAAGGTAATATAGACACTAGGcttgaaaaactaaaattagtAGGGGAAAAAAGATAAATCATTCAGGTAAAAAGAACAGCAAGAGTCATCATAATGTATGGcatctacaaaaattaagataAGACAAAAGTaggataaaaatagaatttttaattctaaaatcaccttaaaataaattttaaaatgaaaacagaatagaAGTTTTTTGACAATACAGTATATGAGTCATTTTCAGATTTTGTTGTAATGAGAAAATTTTCTGACATAACAATGtctaaaactaataaagaagcaagagaaacttattttttgtctttcccCCTTTTatcaagaagaaaaatcttttccagaaagaCTTACTCTCAGCAGATTGTTTGTTCGTATTGCTTTGGCCAAGAATGAGTCAAATGGAAGTCCTTAATCCACTTACTAACAAAGAAGATGAGATCGAATGCTTGGCTTATATCAGTCATGGTTTAATCTCCCCTGGCTCATAGCAAAGACCATGATCTCTGATATCTGCACTGCCTGAGAATCAGTATAGGGTCAGTAAGGAAGTGGGCAATGACCACTGAGCACACAACTGGCTTATCGGCCAAATGGTTTAAATTCTGAAGCTAACCTCTTGAAAAGAAGTAGGCCATTGAAGTGTGCAAATTTTCTCATCCATCAATTTTTGGGACCCAAATGATACTCTGTGAAAATAAGGCACAATGTTTAAAACTATAATGGCTACAAtctgtaaatataataaaaaattattcttacaCCAAAGGGATTCCTTTAAGAACCTAATCTgatactgcttttaaaaaaagattctgaaTTAGAATAAGTATTTTAGTTACACAGTAGATGCTCTTCCTTCcgctatattaaatatatacatatatatatacttcaaaaaacGTGGAGTATGAAAACAGTTTATAAATATATCTAAGATTGTCAGTTTATCCTTCCAGCTATATGTTTCTTTAAGATCGCAGAAGTATCTGCAATTCAATTAACCAAATGTGTAAGGGATGTGATTGTATTTTCCCTGTATTGCCTAACTTATTTTCATATTGGGCAAATGTTCTttttacacaaaaaataaaagtcaaaatgcTTTCCTGAAATATTGTCGGATCTCATTTTTGCTAAATTATTTATCTGTCTGTCCTACTGTCTTTGCATCTGTATATGTTAATGAAGAAATTTGGGGGATATTGAGCTATCAATCATAACTATTTCTGGGTGCTGTgacctaaaataattttaatttttttcattgaactttaaaaaagtctttattttgtaCACGTTGAGCTTAAGTCCTTCTTACCAAAAAGAAGGCAGCTTTTTTTCCCTTGAAGTGGGTAGGGAGACAGGATGATAAAGAAGTATTAAGACTTTTAAGAAACAGGCAACGTGAGTACAGATTTCCTGTTTACCACCACCAGCATGTGAGCAAAGGGAATGCAGACGATTTTCTCTCTTGATCAGTCGTATCCTTCATGCCTGTAACCTGAACTATGCCTGACACATTACTGGTGTATGATAAACATTTGATTAAGGTAGACACTGGGGGCCAGC
Proteins encoded in this region:
- the LOC100977138 gene encoding olfactory receptor 2A12 → MESNQTWITEVILLGFQVDPALELFLFGFFLLFYSLTLMGNGIILGLIYLDSRLHTPMYVFLSHLAIVDMSYASSTVPEMLANLVMHKKVISFAPCILQTFLYLAFAITECLILVVMCYDRYVAICHPLQYTLIMNWRVCTVLASTCWIFSFLLALVHITLILRLPFCGPQKINHFFCQIMSVFKLACADTRLNQVVLFAGSAFVLVGPLCLVLVSYLHILAAILRIQSGEGRRKAFSTCSSHLCVVGLFFVSAIVMYMAPKSSHSQEQRKILSLFYSLFNPMLNPLIYSLRNAEVKRALKRVLWKQRSM